The Microbacterium luteum genome includes a region encoding these proteins:
- the tmk gene encoding dTMP kinase — protein sequence MTRGLFVTLEGGDGAGKTTQAQLLAEWLSDRGASVVRTREPGGTEVGALIRDIVLHHRGEVAPRAEALLYAADRAHHIATLVRPALERGDVVIQDRYLDSSVAYQGAGRVLGRDEVRDLSLWATEGLLPDLTVLLDLDPHLARSRLDADDKPFDRLEAEKEVFHAAVRAEFLALATAEPDRFLVVDAMRPAGEIAGAVRDRVAVLLEARSGDVGAAD from the coding sequence GTGACCCGCGGACTCTTCGTCACCCTCGAGGGCGGCGACGGCGCCGGCAAGACGACACAGGCCCAGCTGCTCGCGGAATGGCTCTCCGATCGCGGGGCGAGCGTGGTCCGTACCCGGGAACCCGGCGGCACGGAGGTGGGCGCCCTCATCCGCGACATCGTGCTGCACCATCGGGGCGAGGTCGCCCCTCGCGCCGAAGCGCTCCTCTACGCCGCCGACCGTGCGCACCACATCGCCACGCTCGTGCGGCCCGCGCTCGAGCGAGGCGATGTGGTCATCCAGGACCGCTACCTCGACTCGTCGGTCGCCTACCAGGGCGCCGGGCGCGTGCTCGGACGCGACGAGGTGCGCGACCTGTCCCTGTGGGCGACCGAGGGGCTCCTGCCCGACCTGACGGTGCTCCTCGACCTCGATCCCCACCTCGCGCGCAGTCGGCTGGATGCGGACGACAAGCCCTTCGATCGCCTCGAGGCCGAGAAGGAGGTCTTCCACGCCGCGGTGCGCGCCGAGTTCCTCGCGCTGGCCACCGCCGAGCCGGACCGCTTCCTCGTCGTGGACGCCATGCGCCCCGCCGGGGAGATCGCCGGTGCAGTCCGCGACCGGGTGGCAGTCCTCCTCGAGGCGCGTTCCGGCGACGTCGGCGCGGCGGATTAG